The Triticum dicoccoides isolate Atlit2015 ecotype Zavitan unplaced genomic scaffold, WEW_v2.0 scaffold141058, whole genome shotgun sequence genome segment CTCATCAATGGCGATGTCAGAGGGAGGGATGGTCAGAGTGCCACGATGGCGAGCAATGCGAGCATGGCGACGACGGCGCCCCACgcggcggcggccctggcggcgccgGAGTCGTCCTGGTGGGTGAGGTCGTGCCGGCCGGTGTCGATCATGATCTTGAAGCGGCAGGTGCCCCGCGACGGGTCGGTGGTGGTGACCACGGAGAGGTTGTTGAAGCCGCAGGATCCCTTCTGCTGGCTGGCTGACTGGAAGAACTGGTTGAAGGCGTAGGAGACGTTGCCCCTGACGTCGAGGCCGCCGCAGGAGGAGCCGGGGCTGAGGCTGGTGCAGTCGGCATACTGGCACGCGTACCCCACGGCGCCCACGATGGCCGGGTCGGTGGGGCTGGCGTCGGGGCGGAGCACGCACCACTGCTTGGACAGGTACCTGACGCCCTTGGCCGGCACGATGCCCTTGCCGCCGGCGAGGCGGAGCGCGTACTTGGGTGAGCCGTCGTAGTTGAAGACGCCCCAGTGGCGCTCGAAGTTGCCGGGGTCGACGCTCTTGGCGTCCTCGTCCAGCAGCGCGAAGACGTAGACGTCGGGCATCTGGGGCCGGCGCGGGGTGCCCTTGCCGGCGACGATGCGGTCGAAGAGGCCCTGGTTGAACTTCTGCGCGCCGGCGGCGTTGGCGTTGGCGTCGCCGTCGGTGGGCCAGCCGATCTCGCCGACGACGACGGTGATGTTTCCGAGGCTGTGCTTGTCGAGCGCGGCGACGAGggtgtcgtagttggcgtcgaagaCGTTGGTGTAGAGCACGCTGCCGTCCTGGACGCTGGCCTGCGAGGGGGGCGCCCCGGGGGCCGGGAAGAAGGCGTAGTCGCGCGGGAAGTTGGCGTCGGCGTCCATGGAGAGGAAGGGGTAGATGTTGATGGCGAGCACGCCGCCGCTGTCGAGGAGGAAGCGGACGAGGCTGGTCATGAGGGTGGTGATGTCCGGGCGGAAGTCGCCGGAGGAGGGGCGGCCGTCGAGCGACTCGTAGACGTCG includes the following:
- the LOC119343801 gene encoding glucan endo-1,3-beta-glucosidase 5-like produces the protein AHTRPNELLATVARDVAAAEQWVQHNVSHYVSDYGVDIRFVAVGNEPFLKSYKGQFEAATLPAVRNVQAALVKAGLARQVRVTVPLNADVYESLDGRPSSGDFRPDITTLMTSLVRFLLDSGGVLAINIYPFLSMDADANFPRDYAFFPAPGAPPSQASVQDGSVLYTNVFDANYDTLVAALDKHSLGNITVVVGEIGWPTDGDANANAAGAQKFNQGLFDRIVAGKGTPRRPQMPDVYVFALLDEDAKSVDPGNFERHWGVFNYDGSPKYALRLAGGKGIVPAKGVRYLSKQWCVLRPDASPTDPAIVGAVGYACQYADCTSLSPGSSCGGLDVRGNVSYAFNQFFQSASQQKGSCGFNNLSVVTTTDPSRGTCRFKIMIDTGRHDLTHQDDSGAARAAAAWGAVVAMLALLAIVAL